The Catenuloplanes niger genome includes a window with the following:
- a CDS encoding YrhB domain-containing protein, with amino-acid sequence MIDISQARALAEARVREIEDPDTPLVLTDPESPREFPWAWAFSYNSARYLRTNAFTDMVPAGPVIVLKDGSDVWIANSAPPLEQWLNIYAAQHGLTPLPVPRSSPFS; translated from the coding sequence ATGATCGACATCAGCCAGGCCCGCGCGCTCGCCGAGGCCCGGGTCCGCGAGATCGAGGACCCGGACACGCCGCTGGTGCTCACCGACCCGGAGTCGCCGCGCGAGTTCCCGTGGGCGTGGGCGTTCTCCTACAACTCCGCACGCTATCTGCGGACGAACGCCTTCACCGACATGGTGCCGGCCGGCCCGGTCATCGTGCTCAAGGACGGCAGCGACGTCTGGATCGCCAACTCCGCGCCGCCCCTGGAGCAGTGGCTCAACATCTACGCGGCGCAACACGGCCTCACGCCCCTGCCGGTCCCGCGGTCGTCACCGTTCTCCTGA
- a CDS encoding toxin glutamine deamidase domain-containing protein, whose protein sequence is MTRPTDWHVLDMDGDPTPGDPARVRQLASRFHDFAETANRARLAVESLQGDGALLAWVGKSGDAFREQFGDFPHQVNKLYRSHLMTGDALDAFAPSLERAQAQAGRALADGRVAAEKVASLTGALSVAEADFTGASKAAEAARAETVAPDPDQVKAAVRDASAARARRDAAQSQVTGAQGELDLAKQLAAQAKQMRDDASRACVRQIEDASDAGIQPRNFWQKLGDAFKEIWNIICEVAQWVALVAGIIGMIIGGPLAWIALAAGAILLIKAIVDFSQGKGSVMDLVFGILGVIPGVKGLTSVSKLSALHRTGGLKEIGKAALHGMKTMATEMAGIVKAAGSGALTVVKALGDGSAAALAGLTNVNRVVTGAIDTGRVGDYLPAGLAKGGGTRFGALPVPTLPPVTVTPGKTFKQHFDDLAAVKHRTETTHVQAIRNDVANRINADALRIEQAAKADLQLTVNRIDSDAAAKLNAEKLRIENDFRTELTARSDRVKVDAAADLSIAKNDIDMRFDELRTTRPDELRTASDVKLAADELAVQHSFAGRIDAVDADLKRITDQADEIKTVAQSPAAQADPARFEAVYGDAMRHLDLEYGRLTTEKANLQADLATDLGTLRTDTATRLAGDQAAALKELDVQRMDEIRLAEKASVDGVTADVAALTKNLEAQRDLDVQNLTAGIENTRLADIRAAEAQADITKNLDLANSLQTHQATELAEINAFTKDLNLQFDTANTQLNHQMLDALGENVGNVKVLHEGSPYGMPGDLGTVVERNLPKLDQINVNKMPSDVNCTICVQRVDDYIKHDTVTVAHKIPATRPLSTIEANYPGMAFHQVPGADYGQVVADMAAAPNGTVGIIGYKIGGTTDGHVMNVWNRDGRIMFVDGQTGRLGYLPPLTSPGSELWFTRIP, encoded by the coding sequence ATGACACGGCCGACCGACTGGCACGTCCTGGACATGGACGGTGACCCCACACCCGGCGATCCGGCGCGGGTGCGGCAGCTCGCGTCCCGGTTCCACGACTTCGCGGAGACCGCGAACCGGGCCCGGCTCGCGGTGGAGTCGCTGCAGGGCGACGGCGCGCTGCTGGCCTGGGTCGGCAAGTCCGGTGACGCGTTCCGCGAGCAGTTCGGCGACTTCCCCCACCAGGTCAACAAGCTCTACCGGTCGCACCTGATGACCGGCGACGCGCTGGACGCCTTCGCGCCCTCGCTGGAACGGGCCCAGGCACAGGCCGGCCGGGCGCTGGCCGACGGCCGGGTCGCGGCCGAGAAGGTCGCGTCGCTGACCGGCGCGCTGTCCGTCGCGGAGGCGGACTTCACCGGCGCGTCGAAGGCGGCCGAGGCCGCCCGGGCGGAGACCGTCGCACCGGACCCGGACCAGGTCAAGGCCGCGGTACGGGACGCGTCCGCCGCCCGGGCCAGGCGGGACGCGGCACAGAGCCAGGTGACCGGCGCGCAGGGCGAGCTGGACCTGGCCAAGCAGCTCGCCGCGCAGGCCAAGCAGATGCGTGACGACGCGTCGCGTGCCTGCGTGCGGCAGATCGAGGACGCCTCCGACGCGGGCATCCAGCCGCGCAACTTCTGGCAGAAGCTCGGCGACGCGTTCAAGGAGATCTGGAACATCATCTGCGAGGTCGCGCAGTGGGTCGCCCTGGTCGCCGGCATCATCGGCATGATCATCGGAGGACCGCTCGCCTGGATCGCGCTCGCGGCCGGCGCGATCCTGCTGATCAAAGCGATCGTCGACTTCAGCCAGGGCAAGGGCTCGGTCATGGACCTGGTCTTCGGCATCCTCGGCGTCATCCCCGGCGTGAAGGGCCTGACCAGCGTCTCGAAGCTGTCCGCGCTCCACCGGACCGGCGGGCTGAAGGAGATCGGCAAGGCCGCGCTGCACGGCATGAAGACCATGGCCACGGAGATGGCCGGCATCGTCAAGGCGGCCGGCTCCGGCGCGCTGACCGTCGTCAAGGCGCTCGGCGACGGCTCGGCCGCGGCGCTGGCCGGGCTCACGAACGTCAACCGGGTCGTGACCGGCGCGATCGACACCGGCAGGGTCGGCGACTACCTCCCGGCCGGGCTCGCCAAGGGCGGTGGGACCCGCTTCGGCGCGCTGCCGGTGCCGACGCTGCCGCCGGTCACGGTCACCCCCGGCAAGACGTTCAAGCAGCACTTCGACGACCTCGCCGCGGTGAAGCACCGGACCGAGACCACACACGTCCAGGCGATCAGGAATGACGTCGCCAACCGGATCAACGCGGACGCGCTGCGGATCGAGCAGGCCGCCAAGGCCGACCTCCAGCTCACCGTCAACAGGATCGACAGTGACGCCGCGGCGAAGCTGAACGCGGAGAAGCTGCGGATCGAGAACGACTTCAGGACCGAGCTCACCGCACGGTCCGACCGGGTGAAGGTCGACGCGGCCGCGGACCTGAGCATCGCGAAGAACGACATCGACATGCGGTTCGACGAGCTGCGCACCACGAGGCCGGACGAGCTCAGGACCGCCTCCGACGTCAAGCTCGCCGCGGACGAACTGGCGGTCCAGCACTCGTTCGCCGGGCGGATCGACGCGGTCGACGCGGACCTCAAACGGATCACCGACCAGGCCGACGAGATCAAGACGGTCGCGCAGTCGCCCGCCGCGCAGGCCGACCCGGCGCGCTTCGAGGCGGTCTACGGCGACGCGATGCGACACCTCGACCTGGAGTACGGCCGGCTCACCACGGAGAAGGCGAACCTCCAGGCCGACCTGGCCACGGACCTCGGCACGCTGCGGACGGACACCGCCACGAGGCTGGCCGGCGACCAGGCCGCCGCGCTCAAGGAGCTGGACGTCCAGCGGATGGACGAGATCAGGCTGGCCGAGAAGGCGTCCGTGGACGGTGTCACGGCCGACGTCGCCGCGCTCACCAAGAACCTCGAGGCGCAGCGCGACCTCGACGTCCAGAACCTGACCGCGGGGATCGAGAACACCCGGCTCGCCGACATCAGGGCCGCGGAGGCCCAGGCCGACATCACCAAGAACCTGGATCTCGCGAACAGCCTCCAGACGCACCAGGCCACGGAACTGGCCGAGATCAACGCGTTCACCAAGGACCTGAACCTCCAGTTCGACACCGCGAACACGCAGCTGAACCACCAGATGCTGGACGCGCTCGGGGAGAACGTCGGCAACGTCAAGGTGCTGCACGAGGGCTCCCCGTACGGCATGCCCGGCGACCTCGGCACGGTGGTCGAGCGGAACCTGCCGAAACTCGACCAGATCAACGTCAACAAGATGCCGTCGGACGTCAACTGCACGATCTGCGTGCAGCGGGTGGACGACTACATCAAGCACGACACCGTCACCGTGGCGCACAAGATCCCGGCCACCCGGCCGCTGTCCACCATCGAGGCGAACTACCCCGGCATGGCGTTCCACCAGGTGCCGGGCGCGGACTACGGCCAGGTGGTGGCGGACATGGCGGCCGCGCCGAACGGCACGGTCGGCATCATCGGTTACAAGATCGGCGGCACCACCGACGGCCACGTCATGAACGTGTGGAACCGGGACGGGCGGATCATGTTCGTCGACGGGCAGACCGGCAGACTGGGATACCTGCCGCCGCTGACCAGCCCCGGCAGTGAGCTCTGGTTCACCCGTATCCCGTGA